In Halanaeroarchaeum sp. HSR-CO, one DNA window encodes the following:
- a CDS encoding 30S ribosomal protein S7, whose amino-acid sequence MSEEEAPEPETPAGTDDDETVAELFGRWDVTEIQYTDPSTRRYISVTPVAHTMGRHASKQFKKSEISVVERLANRLMQNSDNSGKKQQSLKIVQEAFEIIDSTADENPVQVLVRAIENSAPREETVRLKYGGISVPKAVDVAPQRRVDQALKFIADGTFSASFKSPTPVEEALAQQLLGAADYDVQTYAVGQKEEKERVAAAAR is encoded by the coding sequence ATGTCCGAAGAAGAAGCCCCAGAGCCAGAGACGCCCGCTGGCACCGACGACGACGAGACCGTGGCCGAACTGTTCGGCCGCTGGGACGTCACCGAGATTCAGTACACGGACCCGAGCACCCGTCGCTACATCTCCGTGACCCCGGTCGCCCACACGATGGGCCGACACGCCTCCAAGCAGTTCAAGAAGTCCGAGATTTCGGTCGTCGAACGGCTCGCCAACCGGCTGATGCAGAACTCCGACAACTCGGGGAAAAAACAGCAGTCGCTCAAGATCGTCCAGGAAGCCTTCGAGATCATCGATTCGACCGCCGACGAGAACCCAGTACAGGTCCTCGTCCGTGCTATCGAGAACTCGGCGCCTCGTGAGGAGACCGTCCGCCTGAAGTACGGTGGCATCTCGGTTCCCAAGGCCGTCGACGTCGCCCCACAGCGCCGGGTCGACCAGGCCCTGAAGTTCATCGCGGACGGAACGTTCAGCGCCTCCTTTAAGTCCCCGACGCCGGTCGAGGAGGCACTCGCTCAGCAGCTCCTCGGAGCGGCCGACTACGACGTCCAGACGTACGCCGTCGGACAGAAAGAGGAAAAAGAGCGCGTCGCAGCGGCGGCACGCTAA
- a CDS encoding 30S ribosomal protein S12, whose translation MPNGKYAARKLKKDRQNHRWSDSEYARRERGLGKKSDPLEGAPQARGIVLEKVGIEAKQPNSAIRKCVRVQLIKNGKQVTAFAPGDGAISFIDEHDEVTIAGIGGAKGRAMGDLSGVNYKVDKVNGVALLELVRGNAEKPVR comes from the coding sequence ATGCCGAACGGTAAGTACGCCGCTCGCAAGCTCAAGAAAGACCGCCAGAATCACCGGTGGTCCGACTCCGAGTACGCGCGGCGCGAACGGGGGCTTGGCAAGAAGTCCGACCCGCTCGAGGGTGCCCCCCAGGCCCGTGGTATCGTCCTGGAGAAAGTTGGGATCGAAGCGAAACAGCCCAACTCCGCCATCCGAAAATGCGTTCGCGTGCAGCTCATCAAGAACGGGAAACAGGTCACCGCCTTCGCCCCTGGCGACGGTGCCATCTCGTTCATCGACGAGCACGACGAGGTCACCATCGCCGGTATCGGTGGCGCGAAGGGTCGCGCCATGGGTGACCTGTCTGGCGTGAACTACAAGGTGGACAAGGTCAACGGCGTCGCGCTGCTCGAACTCGTCCGTGGAAACGCAGAGAAGCCCGTCCGATAA
- a CDS encoding NusA-like transcription termination signal-binding factor, with the protein MTVTLSAEARQYLSVFEDVTSVTAVDCIVDDEFDRVVYVVPSDSMGQAIGPDGERVQRLEETVGRTVELVEDAATVEAFVANALAPAAVYNVTISENDDVVAYVEVDLDDRGVAIGTDGQNIRAAKTLADRHYDVDDIQLT; encoded by the coding sequence ATGACGGTCACCCTCTCCGCGGAGGCACGGCAGTATCTTTCGGTGTTCGAGGACGTCACCAGCGTCACCGCGGTGGATTGCATCGTGGACGACGAGTTCGACCGCGTCGTCTACGTCGTTCCGTCGGACTCGATGGGACAGGCCATCGGCCCCGATGGGGAGCGCGTCCAACGACTGGAGGAGACCGTCGGGCGGACGGTGGAACTGGTGGAGGACGCTGCGACTGTCGAGGCGTTCGTCGCCAACGCACTCGCGCCCGCGGCCGTCTACAACGTGACCATCAGCGAGAACGACGACGTCGTGGCGTACGTCGAGGTCGACCTCGACGACCGCGGCGTCGCCATCGGGACGGACGGCCAGAACATCCGCGCTGCCAAAACCCTCGCCGACCGGCACTACGACGTGGACGACATTCAGCTAACGTAA